The following are encoded in a window of Fluviibacter phosphoraccumulans genomic DNA:
- a CDS encoding universal stress protein, whose amino-acid sequence MFKHLLLPIDGSELSLMASRRAAEFASEIKASITLLFVKPEYPVSYYGDGALIDPTTPEEFSKLTNTIADRNLKAAAEICTAAGVSFTVHTETSDVPYEIIISTAEQKQCDLIFMASHGRRGITSLLLGSETQKVLTHSKIPVLVYR is encoded by the coding sequence ATGTTCAAACATTTACTGCTACCGATTGATGGTTCGGAACTATCACTCATGGCATCGCGCCGGGCCGCTGAGTTCGCCAGCGAAATCAAGGCATCGATCACACTCTTATTCGTCAAGCCGGAATACCCCGTCAGTTACTACGGCGATGGCGCGCTGATTGATCCCACGACGCCGGAAGAATTCAGCAAACTCACGAACACCATCGCGGACCGCAACCTCAAAGCTGCGGCCGAGATTTGTACGGCGGCCGGAGTATCGTTCACGGTGCACACCGAAACGAGCGATGTGCCTTATGAAATTATCATCAGCACGGCCGAACAGAAACAATGTGACCTGATTTTCATGGCCTCACATGGCCGCCGTGGTATTACCAGCCTTTTACTCGGTAGCGAAACCCAGAAAGTGTTGACCCATTCGAAAATCCCGGTGCTGGTCTACCGCTAA
- a CDS encoding rhodanese-like domain-containing protein, which translates to MLVRKLVITAFLFGISLQAIAAPIPESPDRQTSWGLYVDSREAFELKTGTEGKKILFVDVRDPIEIMFTGFTDTVDINIPFLISNPTKWNEKKSVYAMEPNKDFESDIVKALNDRGLTKDDKIILMCRSGGERGAPSAKALDGKGFKQVYVVTDGFEGDTVKEGPKKNWRLVNGWKSSGLPWGYKLNKQKMYFE; encoded by the coding sequence ATGCTTGTTCGCAAATTAGTTATCACAGCGTTCCTATTTGGGATATCTCTTCAAGCCATTGCAGCACCAATTCCAGAAAGCCCTGATCGTCAAACATCTTGGGGTCTTTATGTCGATTCACGTGAGGCTTTCGAGCTAAAGACCGGAACAGAAGGCAAAAAGATTCTTTTCGTTGACGTCCGTGACCCCATAGAAATTATGTTCACAGGCTTTACCGATACTGTAGACATTAACATCCCCTTCCTCATTAGTAATCCAACTAAATGGAATGAGAAGAAGAGTGTGTATGCGATGGAACCTAACAAGGACTTTGAATCAGATATCGTCAAAGCCCTTAATGATCGCGGTCTCACCAAGGATGACAAAATCATCCTAATGTGTCGATCAGGCGGAGAGCGTGGTGCACCAAGCGCCAAGGCTCTAGATGGCAAAGGCTTTAAACAAGTCTACGTCGTTACTGATGGCTTTGAGGGCGATACCGTCAAAGAAGGCCCTAAGAAGAATTGGCGCTTGGTCAACGGATGGAAAAGCTCCGGCCTTCCCTGGGGCTACAAGCTTAACAAGCAAAAAATGTATTTCGAATAG
- a CDS encoding cytochrome ubiquinol oxidase subunit I, producing MISEQLVDLSRLQFAATALYHFLFVPLTLGMTWILVIMESVYVMTGKTIYKDMTRFWGKLFGINFALGVTTGITMEFQFGTNWAYYSHYVGDIFGAPLAIEGLMAFFLESTFIGLFFFGWDRLSRQQHLLVTTLMAIGTNLSALWILIANGWMQNPVGAEFSYITMRMEMVDFAAVLFNPDAQAKFVHTVSAGYVTGSMFVLAISSWYLLKKRNVEFARRSFSIAAAFGLASILSTIVLGDESGYTVGEAQKTKLAAMEAMWETEHAPAGFNLIAFPNEKEMRNTYALEIPYVMGLIGTRSLDKEIPGIKEIIANNRARVVSGIKAVTALDALRKNDTSPEVKKTFEAHKADLGFGLLLRKYVVSMSDVTPEMIDQAARDTIPKVAPMFWSFRIMVGLGFAMLALFVLAAWYSVKGNFAEKPWLLRWALWFLPAPWIAAELGWFVAEYGRQPWTIYGVLPTHLSVSTLSIESLYGSLAGFIGFYTLLLVVEMYLMVRFARQGPGSLGTGRYDNEVAHSPHA from the coding sequence GTGATTTCTGAACAACTAGTTGATCTTTCCCGCTTGCAGTTTGCTGCAACTGCGCTTTACCACTTCCTCTTTGTCCCATTAACGCTGGGCATGACATGGATTCTCGTCATCATGGAAAGCGTTTATGTGATGACTGGCAAGACCATTTACAAAGACATGACCCGATTCTGGGGAAAGTTATTTGGAATCAACTTTGCTTTAGGGGTCACTACCGGCATCACTATGGAGTTCCAGTTTGGGACCAATTGGGCTTATTACTCCCACTATGTTGGCGACATTTTCGGCGCACCACTCGCCATAGAAGGTTTAATGGCTTTCTTCCTTGAGTCTACTTTTATTGGTCTATTTTTCTTTGGCTGGGATCGTCTGTCACGCCAGCAACATCTTCTGGTTACGACATTGATGGCTATTGGTACGAATTTATCGGCACTGTGGATTTTGATCGCCAATGGGTGGATGCAAAACCCGGTAGGTGCGGAATTCAGCTATATAACGATGCGCATGGAGATGGTTGATTTTGCCGCTGTACTATTTAACCCGGATGCTCAGGCAAAGTTTGTGCACACGGTTTCCGCCGGTTACGTAACAGGCTCGATGTTTGTGCTCGCCATTTCTTCTTGGTACTTGCTAAAAAAACGCAATGTAGAGTTTGCCCGACGGAGCTTTAGCATTGCTGCCGCATTTGGATTAGCCTCAATTTTATCCACTATCGTACTCGGGGATGAATCAGGGTACACAGTCGGCGAAGCACAGAAAACAAAGCTTGCTGCTATGGAAGCCATGTGGGAAACGGAGCATGCGCCAGCTGGTTTTAACTTAATCGCATTTCCTAATGAAAAGGAAATGCGCAACACCTATGCGCTTGAGATTCCTTATGTCATGGGGCTGATTGGTACTCGATCACTGGATAAAGAAATACCCGGGATCAAGGAGATTATTGCCAATAATCGGGCACGTGTCGTTTCTGGCATCAAGGCCGTAACAGCGCTTGACGCTTTGCGCAAGAATGACACAAGCCCTGAAGTCAAAAAAACATTTGAAGCGCATAAAGCCGATCTTGGCTTTGGCTTGTTGCTGCGAAAGTACGTGGTCAGCATGTCGGATGTAACCCCTGAAATGATCGATCAAGCCGCTAGGGACACCATTCCTAAAGTAGCGCCAATGTTCTGGTCATTCCGAATTATGGTGGGACTAGGCTTTGCAATGCTCGCTTTGTTTGTATTAGCTGCCTGGTATTCGGTAAAAGGAAATTTCGCAGAAAAGCCTTGGCTTCTTCGATGGGCGCTGTGGTTTTTGCCTGCCCCATGGATTGCTGCTGAACTTGGTTGGTTTGTTGCTGAATATGGCCGTCAGCCCTGGACGATTTATGGTGTCTTACCTACACATCTTTCCGTTTCAACTCTTAGTATCGAAAGTCTCTATGGTTCTTTAGCCGGCTTCATTGGCTTCTATACGTTGCTTCTCGTAGTCGAAATGTATCTGATGGTGCGTTTTGCACGGCAAGGTCCCGGTAGCTTGGGCACAGGCCGTTATGACAATGAAGTCGCTCATTCACCACATGCTTAA
- a CDS encoding IS481 family transposase, translating into MSSVQQNVIKHKVGLLNLAAELGNVSRACKVMGFSRDTFYRYQAARDEGGVEALIDANRRKPNPKNRVEEATEAAVTAFALEQPAFGQLRVSNELRQRGIFVSPSGVRSVWLRHDLESFKKRLLALERHMAETGGILTEAQVQALERKQDDDVAHGEIETAHPGYLGSQDTFYVGTIKGVGRIYQQTFVDTYSKWATAKLYTTKTPITAADLLNDRVLPFFAEQGMGMIRILTDRGTEYCGKPESHDYQLYLALNDIEHSKTKAMHPQTNGICERFHKTILQEFYQVAFRRKIYRSIDELQIDLDEWLSYYNNARTHQGKMCCGRTPMQTLIDGKEAWQDKITALNS; encoded by the coding sequence ATGAGTAGTGTTCAACAGAATGTCATCAAACACAAGGTCGGCTTGCTGAATCTTGCTGCCGAGCTTGGCAACGTGTCTCGTGCCTGCAAGGTGATGGGCTTTTCCCGTGACACCTTTTATCGGTATCAGGCAGCCAGAGACGAAGGTGGCGTCGAGGCACTGATTGATGCTAACCGACGTAAACCAAACCCGAAGAATCGTGTCGAAGAAGCGACAGAGGCAGCGGTTACGGCATTTGCTTTGGAACAACCTGCTTTCGGGCAGCTACGCGTCTCCAATGAATTGCGGCAACGTGGCATCTTTGTTTCGCCCTCTGGCGTCCGATCCGTCTGGCTTAGGCATGACCTCGAATCTTTCAAGAAGCGGCTGTTGGCGTTAGAGCGCCATATGGCCGAAACTGGCGGCATTCTGACAGAGGCGCAGGTTCAGGCGCTGGAGAGAAAGCAAGACGACGATGTCGCCCATGGCGAGATAGAAACAGCCCACCCCGGTTACCTCGGTAGCCAGGACACTTTCTACGTGGGCACCATCAAGGGTGTAGGCCGCATTTACCAGCAAACCTTTGTCGACACCTATTCCAAGTGGGCGACAGCCAAGCTCTACACCACCAAGACGCCGATCACGGCGGCTGATCTACTCAATGACCGGGTACTGCCATTCTTTGCCGAACAGGGTATGGGCATGATCCGTATCCTGACTGACCGCGGCACTGAATATTGCGGCAAGCCGGAATCACATGACTATCAGCTCTATCTGGCCTTGAATGACATTGAACATAGCAAGACCAAGGCGATGCATCCGCAGACCAACGGTATCTGTGAACGCTTCCACAAGACCATCCTGCAAGAGTTCTATCAGGTCGCGTTCCGACGCAAAATTTACCGCTCTATCGACGAGTTGCAAATCGATCTGGATGAATGGCTGTCGTACTACAACAATGCTCGAACACATCAAGGCAAGATGTGCTGTGGGCGCACGCCAATGCAAACGCTAATTGACGGAAAGGAGGCCTGGCAAGATAAAATCACCGCATTGAACAGCTGA
- a CDS encoding rhodanese-like domain-containing protein: protein MKTAHDLVLEAKQHISEISLEEALSALETKPLVLDVREPDEFQQGHLPSAINIPRGVLEFRMSQEPTLTDRSRQILLYCKTSGRAALAAEALQKLGFTAVQSVAGGFDAWHAAGLPTETPKPLTFE, encoded by the coding sequence ATGAAAACCGCACACGACCTCGTACTTGAAGCCAAACAGCATATCAGCGAGATCTCTCTTGAAGAAGCCTTGTCAGCACTTGAAACAAAACCTTTAGTGCTGGATGTCCGTGAGCCCGATGAGTTTCAACAAGGCCACCTGCCATCAGCCATCAACATCCCACGCGGGGTTCTGGAATTTCGTATGAGTCAAGAACCAACGCTGACAGATCGCAGCCGTCAAATTCTGCTCTACTGCAAAACGAGCGGTCGCGCCGCTCTGGCCGCTGAGGCACTCCAGAAACTGGGGTTCACTGCCGTACAAAGCGTCGCAGGTGGCTTTGATGCATGGCATGCCGCTGGACTACCGACCGAAACACCCAAACCTTTGACCTTCGAGTGA
- the cydX gene encoding cytochrome bd-I oxidase subunit CydX codes for MWYFTWVLGVGFAIFLAILNALWMENAEARKMALLKPEPSPENNKHRE; via the coding sequence ATGTGGTACTTCACTTGGGTATTAGGTGTTGGGTTTGCGATATTTTTAGCCATACTTAACGCACTATGGATGGAAAATGCCGAAGCGCGAAAGATGGCCTTATTAAAACCGGAACCATCACCCGAAAACAACAAGCATCGTGAATAG
- the cydB gene encoding cytochrome d ubiquinol oxidase subunit II has translation MFDYATLKVIWWLLVGVLLIGFAIMDGHDMGVGTLLPFVGKTDNERRVVINTVGPHWDGNQVWFITGGGAIFAAWPLVYATAFSGFYWAMLAVLWALFFRPVGFDYRSKIDNPVWRKTWDWGLFVGGAIPPLIFGVAFGNLLQGVPFHFDNNLASYYTGSFWALLNPFALLCGLVSTTMITFHGAVYLAHRTEGAIGARSRNASYIFGTLLIVTFSLAGIWLWQSIPGYVIETAVSPNALPNPLGKSVIRETGAWLQNYQRYPLTTLLPLLVYVMAPTAMLLVSRGKTLLGFIASSITIIGVIGTAGVSMFPFIMPSSTDFGSSLTVWDSVSSHLTLGIMLVATLIFMPIIIIYTSWAYKVMAGKVTLAYIRENDHSAY, from the coding sequence ATGTTTGATTATGCAACACTGAAAGTAATTTGGTGGCTACTCGTCGGGGTATTGCTCATTGGTTTCGCCATTATGGATGGGCATGACATGGGTGTTGGAACGCTCCTACCCTTCGTCGGAAAAACAGACAATGAGCGTCGGGTGGTCATTAATACAGTGGGGCCCCACTGGGACGGCAATCAAGTCTGGTTTATTACTGGAGGGGGTGCAATTTTTGCTGCCTGGCCGTTAGTCTATGCGACAGCTTTCTCGGGATTTTATTGGGCAATGCTGGCTGTGCTCTGGGCCCTCTTTTTCCGCCCAGTTGGGTTCGATTATAGAAGCAAGATCGACAATCCAGTGTGGCGTAAGACTTGGGACTGGGGCCTATTTGTAGGCGGTGCAATACCGCCACTGATTTTTGGGGTTGCCTTTGGCAACTTGCTTCAAGGCGTGCCGTTCCATTTCGACAACAACCTGGCCTCCTATTACACCGGAAGTTTTTGGGCGTTGTTAAATCCGTTTGCTTTGCTATGCGGTCTCGTATCAACGACCATGATTACTTTCCACGGTGCTGTTTATCTCGCACACAGAACCGAAGGCGCTATAGGCGCCCGTTCCCGCAACGCATCATACATATTCGGAACACTACTTATCGTCACCTTTAGTCTTGCAGGCATATGGCTCTGGCAATCCATTCCGGGTTACGTCATCGAAACAGCTGTCTCCCCAAACGCACTTCCGAACCCCCTGGGAAAAAGTGTGATTCGGGAAACTGGCGCCTGGTTACAAAACTATCAACGGTACCCTCTTACTACGTTGCTACCACTACTCGTGTATGTCATGGCACCGACCGCGATGTTGTTAGTAAGCCGTGGGAAAACCTTACTTGGTTTCATCGCATCTTCAATAACGATAATCGGCGTCATTGGTACTGCAGGCGTATCAATGTTCCCATTCATCATGCCCTCTTCTACTGATTTTGGATCCAGCCTGACTGTTTGGGATAGCGTCTCAAGCCACCTAACCCTTGGAATTATGCTTGTGGCAACGCTGATTTTTATGCCAATCATCATTATTTATACCAGCTGGGCGTACAAGGTTATGGCCGGCAAAGTCACTCTCGCATACATCCGTGAAAACGACCATTCTGCTTACTGA
- a CDS encoding helix-turn-helix domain-containing protein, with protein MTTKQEPQSCKKNSESAGKGVSIDFTEVKAHCQHCDLNPVCHPPGLNTDEMESLDQWFPTRRRLKRGESLYEIGEAFNAIYAVRSGFFKTVLPSPQQRDQVTGFQMTGEILGMDGIGSGFHACQAVALEVSEVCLMPYGNVEELASNLPNLHAHLNKLMSQRIVHDQSAFKILANLRSESRLAAFLLDLGKRFSTLGYSPNTFVLRMTREEIGSYLGLSLETVSRIFSRFQEDGLVDVQTRHLQITNPEALSEIAAGKNSH; from the coding sequence ATGACCACAAAGCAAGAACCGCAGTCGTGCAAGAAGAATTCCGAAAGCGCTGGTAAGGGTGTGTCTATCGACTTTACCGAAGTGAAAGCACATTGCCAGCATTGCGACTTAAATCCGGTCTGCCACCCGCCCGGTTTGAACACCGATGAAATGGAGTCCCTGGATCAGTGGTTCCCCACGCGTCGCCGCCTGAAGCGCGGCGAGTCACTGTACGAAATCGGTGAAGCATTTAATGCCATTTATGCGGTGCGTAGTGGTTTTTTCAAAACAGTATTGCCCAGTCCGCAACAACGTGACCAGGTCACGGGTTTCCAAATGACGGGTGAAATACTGGGCATGGACGGTATTGGCAGTGGCTTCCATGCCTGCCAGGCCGTTGCGCTGGAGGTCAGCGAAGTATGCTTGATGCCTTATGGCAACGTCGAAGAACTGGCCAGCAACCTACCTAACTTGCATGCCCATCTGAATAAGCTCATGAGCCAGCGCATTGTTCATGACCAGTCTGCCTTCAAGATTCTGGCCAATCTGCGCTCCGAATCCCGTTTAGCGGCTTTTCTTCTAGACTTGGGGAAGCGCTTCTCAACGCTGGGCTATTCCCCCAATACCTTTGTGCTGCGCATGACACGCGAAGAAATAGGCAGTTATCTGGGGCTATCGCTAGAAACCGTGTCGCGGATTTTTTCGCGCTTTCAGGAGGATGGACTCGTTGATGTGCAAACGCGTCACCTGCAAATTACCAATCCTGAGGCGCTGTCTGAAATCGCCGCAGGCAAAAATTCACACTAG
- a CDS encoding sigma-54 interaction domain-containing protein yields the protein MALDNPPELLIQLVASLNEPHVLIDQSYVIRFANDAYLQLHNHSGIDSVVGQTCYAVSHGYSLPCDQSGESCPLSMSRESGTRERVVHIHRRAENDLYESIDLTPLKNKRGDIVFFLERLQPLQHFSPNSQREGLTGRSPMFLKMLDHLHRVAPTDTTVLIEGESGTGKELVARAIHDSSKRSLKPFITVDCTGLPEALIESELFGHEKGAFTGAYALKRGLVEEADGGTLFLDEIGDIPIGLQAKLLRFLESGTYRRVGSNQLRHANVRLLSATHRPLKKLVENGEFRNDLYYRISTFPLSVPSLRERRDDLPVLITSLLRRIESGITYRVSDQALKLLNAYSFPGNIRELKNILERSLLLCDGKTIKPCHLSIDFASVSQNNELQVDALGRTFKPDEEIGVLLSLGLTKRQIAMKLGVSERTVYRILRSLQ from the coding sequence ATGGCGTTAGACAACCCTCCCGAATTGCTGATTCAACTGGTTGCCAGTCTCAATGAGCCGCATGTATTGATTGATCAAAGCTACGTGATCCGCTTTGCTAACGATGCTTACCTGCAGCTTCATAATCACAGTGGGATAGATAGCGTCGTGGGCCAGACCTGTTATGCGGTATCTCATGGTTATTCACTGCCATGCGACCAGTCGGGGGAGAGTTGTCCGCTATCAATGAGTCGTGAATCAGGAACGCGAGAACGCGTCGTTCACATTCATCGCCGTGCCGAGAATGATCTGTACGAATCAATCGATTTAACGCCGCTCAAAAATAAGCGTGGTGATATCGTATTTTTCCTTGAACGACTTCAGCCTCTGCAGCACTTTAGTCCCAACAGCCAACGTGAAGGTTTGACCGGTCGCTCACCGATGTTTCTCAAGATGTTGGACCATCTTCACCGCGTTGCGCCTACCGACACAACGGTTTTGATAGAAGGTGAATCTGGAACGGGTAAGGAGCTAGTTGCTCGGGCAATCCATGATTCAAGTAAGCGCTCTTTAAAACCATTTATAACCGTTGATTGCACTGGATTACCAGAAGCGCTTATAGAGTCCGAGCTGTTCGGCCATGAGAAAGGGGCGTTTACAGGTGCATATGCCTTAAAACGGGGTCTGGTTGAGGAAGCTGATGGCGGCACATTGTTTTTAGATGAGATTGGCGATATACCGATCGGCCTACAGGCTAAACTACTTCGCTTTCTAGAATCTGGCACGTATAGGCGTGTGGGCTCTAACCAGTTAAGACATGCCAATGTAAGGTTGTTGTCTGCAACACATCGTCCATTGAAAAAGCTGGTTGAAAATGGTGAATTCCGCAACGATCTATATTATCGAATCAGTACGTTTCCACTTTCTGTACCAAGCCTAAGAGAAAGGCGTGATGATCTCCCAGTGCTAATCACCTCGTTGTTGAGAAGAATTGAAAGTGGGATTACTTACAGGGTGAGTGATCAAGCCTTGAAGTTGCTAAATGCCTACAGTTTTCCAGGCAACATACGTGAACTGAAAAACATCCTTGAACGTAGTCTGCTTCTTTGCGATGGTAAGACGATAAAGCCATGCCATCTTTCGATCGACTTCGCTTCTGTGTCTCAAAACAATGAACTACAAGTCGACGCCCTCGGCAGGACATTTAAACCAGACGAGGAGATAGGGGTGTTACTCTCGTTGGGGCTGACCAAAAGGCAGATCGCTATGAAATTGGGGGTTAGTGAGCGAACTGTTTATAGGATTCTCCGCTCATTACAATGA
- a CDS encoding alpha/beta hydrolase gives MTINKVWQKLLIRCFRARRLKHEISPEHFALSATKVSISIAANDHLFAWWIPATLHSENHSAPTVIVLHGWGSNAGQMLSIAPWIHNLGLHALFLDARCHGASSDADFTSMPRFAEDLESARNWVLSQAQVDHRNVIAIGHSVGAGAVLLSATRTEWAGVVSLSAFAHPQEMMKRYVKDLWLPSQKLLPWIVNEVQSIIGAKFDDIAPINTIQNCRCPVMLVHGEDDMEVPVTDAQRIMQAAPPDVQTFIVPNVGHDLRPAMNILGPHVCAFIQRIVNSQMTIKESAPLNTKQCN, from the coding sequence ATGACGATAAACAAAGTCTGGCAAAAGCTTCTTATTCGATGTTTTCGGGCGCGCCGGCTTAAGCATGAGATATCGCCTGAACACTTTGCTTTAAGCGCAACAAAAGTGTCGATATCAATCGCAGCTAACGATCACTTATTTGCTTGGTGGATTCCTGCAACCCTACACTCTGAAAATCATAGCGCGCCGACTGTAATTGTTTTGCATGGTTGGGGGTCAAACGCGGGGCAGATGCTTAGTATTGCACCCTGGATTCACAATCTTGGTCTTCATGCCTTGTTCTTGGATGCTCGCTGCCACGGCGCCAGTTCGGATGCCGACTTTACATCTATGCCGCGCTTTGCAGAAGACCTTGAATCGGCCAGGAACTGGGTTTTATCACAAGCTCAAGTGGATCACAGGAATGTCATCGCAATCGGTCACTCTGTCGGTGCGGGTGCTGTTCTATTGAGTGCAACGCGGACCGAATGGGCTGGCGTGGTCAGCCTGAGTGCCTTTGCACACCCACAAGAGATGATGAAGCGCTACGTAAAAGATCTCTGGTTACCCAGTCAAAAACTTTTACCTTGGATTGTTAATGAGGTGCAATCAATCATCGGCGCAAAGTTTGATGACATTGCGCCTATTAATACAATTCAGAATTGTCGTTGCCCTGTCATGCTGGTGCATGGTGAAGATGACATGGAAGTGCCGGTAACAGATGCACAACGCATTATGCAAGCTGCGCCACCAGACGTTCAAACTTTTATCGTACCTAATGTGGGTCACGATCTTCGACCCGCAATGAATATTTTAGGTCCTCATGTATGTGCATTTATACAGAGGATAGTGAATTCACAAATGACTATCAAGGAGAGCGCACCGCTTAACACTAAACAATGCAATTGA
- a CDS encoding cyd operon YbgE family protein, translated as MNSLPANPVTAQVSWIPLICAVGIMIALSIYPGFLVKPTGDVDRISAYLFFWSMTAGFIRGVGFIPKTRLLAIIFSGPACLITFTVSVVNLYAF; from the coding sequence GTGAATAGCCTGCCAGCAAATCCGGTAACGGCCCAAGTTTCATGGATTCCTTTAATCTGCGCTGTTGGGATCATGATTGCCCTGAGTATTTATCCTGGATTTCTAGTTAAACCTACTGGTGATGTAGATCGTATATCTGCCTATTTGTTTTTCTGGTCAATGACAGCAGGATTTATTCGCGGTGTTGGCTTTATTCCTAAGACACGGCTGTTGGCTATTATTTTTTCTGGACCGGCTTGTCTCATTACTTTCACTGTTTCAGTTGTCAACCTGTACGCTTTTTAA
- a CDS encoding SLAC1 anion channel family protein, producing the protein MNTAESRLKNFPVSWFSTVMGMCGLSIAWNRAEHFFNSGFCLSSILLGITTLLFLVLLIIYTRKLIKYRAEVIEELKHPVKHAFFPTISISLLLLSAAYLQRDPDLSLILWVVGASLQLILTLYVLSSWMHHDRYEITHLNPAWFIPVVGNMIVPIAGVHHAPIEISWLFFSMGLFFWPILTSIIFYRLVFYTALPERLLPTLFIFIAPPAVGTIAWVTLTGHVDAFTHFMFSFGLAFTLLLFSQINHFRRIKFFLSWWAYSFPLAAMTIASFLMTKQTGNVFYLYLGYLLITILNALIIVLIWKTVLAVYRREICVAGH; encoded by the coding sequence ATGAATACTGCTGAATCACGGCTTAAAAACTTTCCTGTCTCTTGGTTCTCTACTGTGATGGGAATGTGCGGCTTATCTATTGCATGGAATCGGGCTGAACATTTTTTTAATAGCGGATTTTGCCTGAGCTCGATTTTACTGGGCATAACCACTCTATTGTTTCTGGTACTTCTAATCATTTATACACGGAAGCTCATCAAGTACCGTGCTGAGGTGATCGAAGAATTAAAGCACCCGGTAAAACATGCATTCTTTCCGACGATATCGATTAGTCTTCTTTTGCTCTCTGCGGCCTATCTGCAACGCGATCCCGATCTTTCGTTAATACTTTGGGTTGTTGGCGCTTCACTTCAACTGATATTGACGCTGTATGTACTCTCATCATGGATGCACCATGATCGTTACGAAATTACCCATCTCAACCCCGCATGGTTTATTCCGGTTGTAGGAAACATGATCGTGCCAATTGCCGGCGTTCATCATGCACCTATTGAGATATCGTGGCTTTTCTTCAGCATGGGACTCTTTTTCTGGCCAATACTGACGTCGATCATTTTCTATCGATTGGTATTTTACACTGCGCTGCCAGAACGGTTGCTTCCAACTTTATTCATATTTATCGCACCCCCTGCTGTTGGCACTATTGCCTGGGTAACGCTAACAGGTCATGTTGACGCATTTACTCATTTTATGTTTTCATTTGGCTTAGCGTTCACTCTGCTGTTGTTTAGCCAAATTAACCACTTTCGACGCATCAAATTTTTTCTGTCATGGTGGGCATACTCGTTCCCTCTTGCGGCAATGACCATTGCAAGTTTCTTGATGACAAAGCAGACAGGCAATGTTTTCTATCTTTACCTAGGCTACCTGCTCATAACGATTTTAAACGCACTGATCATCGTCCTGATTTGGAAAACAGTACTCGCGGTATATCGCAGAGAAATCTGCGTAGCAGGACATTAA
- a CDS encoding high-potential iron-sulfur protein has product MKKIIINRRRFISLASMAAVLPLLTNVKTALAGQNANMRNALKYQNTPSGDKKCSNCSHFIPGANAKALGGCRMLPGDTEISPDAYCNAYAKRA; this is encoded by the coding sequence ATGAAAAAAATTATCATCAATCGACGCCGCTTTATCAGCCTAGCCAGCATGGCAGCGGTTCTTCCACTTCTGACTAATGTAAAAACTGCATTAGCAGGTCAAAACGCAAACATGCGTAATGCGCTGAAGTATCAAAATACACCTTCGGGCGATAAGAAATGTAGCAACTGTTCACACTTCATTCCAGGTGCAAACGCAAAAGCACTCGGGGGTTGCCGAATGCTTCCTGGAGACACAGAGATCAGCCCTGATGCCTACTGTAACGCATATGCCAAAAGGGCTTAA
- a CDS encoding NifB/NifX family molybdenum-iron cluster-binding protein has product MKIAITSQTIKSVTAHAGRCRKFWVYELSNICDEIDKQFVELDLDETLHTMSNGLPKKLEGISVLITANLGDSLKAKLSKAGVSAYLTSDTQPDVALLNYLANSCIKH; this is encoded by the coding sequence ATGAAAATTGCTATCACTAGTCAAACCATCAAAAGCGTTACAGCGCACGCAGGACGTTGTCGTAAATTCTGGGTTTATGAGTTATCAAATATCTGCGATGAAATAGACAAGCAGTTTGTCGAACTCGATCTTGATGAAACGCTGCACACGATGAGCAATGGTTTACCGAAAAAATTAGAAGGCATTAGTGTACTAATCACTGCAAATCTAGGCGATTCTTTAAAAGCAAAGCTATCAAAAGCTGGCGTTTCTGCCTATCTGACTTCAGATACTCAGCCTGATGTTGCCTTGCTTAACTATCTTGCAAACTCGTGCATCAAACACTAA